The Mucilaginibacter sp. PAMB04168 genome contains the following window.
ACCTTGATTACTGATTTATCACATACTGCAACCATTACTAACTACGCCCTTGTGGCGGTAGCACTGCCGCTTGTTGCTTCGCTTGTGAACTTTTTATTGCCTGCTAAGGCAGGTAAGGTTTCGGGGTGGATTTCTGCATTGGCTGTTTTGGCAAGTGTGATACTGGCTGCAACCGTATTTGGCAAAGTATGGAATGCTGAGCAGATACATATTCGTAACCTTTGGTTTACTATTGGCCAAAGTAACGTTTACGGCGGTTTATTGCTCAATAATCTGTCGGTATTTATGTTGCTGCTGGTTACGGTTATTGCCTTGCCGGTACATATCTATTCTACAGCTTATATTAAACCTGCTGAACAAAACCGCTATTTTACTTACCTCAGCTTCTTTTGTTTCAGTATGCTGGCTCTTGTAGTGGTCGATAGTTTAGTACTCGTATATGCCTTTTGGGAATTAGTAGGCTTTTCATCATACCTGCTCATTGGCTTTTGGTTTACACGTGACAGTGCCGTACTGGCTAATAAAAAAGCCTTTATAATGAATAGGATAGGTGACATTGGATTGCTTTCAGCGATAATTATCCTGTTTGCCCAATACCACACTTTTGATTTAGTTGAATTGTTCGGTCAAAACGGCTTGGTGGTCAAATCTATCCTGCAAAATGGAATCTGGCTGGCCCCAACAGGTCAAATGCCTCAAGTATGGCAGTATATAGCATTTATAGGCATATTTTTGGCTGTGGCTGCAAAATCGGCCCAGTTTCCACTGCATACCTGGTTGCCCGATGCCATGGAGGGACCAACCTCTGTTTCTGCATTAATACATGCAGCTACCATGGTTGCGGCCGGCGTGTTTTTGCTGGGGCGCGTTTACCCGCTATTTAACATATATGAATTAAACGCCCTGGCTATTGTAGGGTGTTTTACCGCGTTTTTGGCAGCTACCATAGCGCTTACACAAAATGATTTAAAACGAATATTGGCATATTCAACTATATCTCAACTGGGATACATGATTACTGCAATGGGCATCGATGCCTATGCTTCGTCGCTTTTTCATTTGGCTACGCATGCTTTTTTTAAGTGTTTGTTGTTTTTATGTGCAGGTGTTATTATACACGAGGTGCAGCACATTAAAGATGAAAACCAACTCGATATCGATCCGCAGAATATCTTGTATATGGGTGGTTTGCGTAAAAAGATGCCGTTAACATTTATTGCAACGCTTGTTGGTTGTTTGGCCTTGGTTGGCGCGCCGCTTACATCGGGCTACCTCTCTAAGGATGGTATACTAATACAGGCATTTGAATGGGCCGAAAATAAGAGCTGGGCATACAAAATTGTGCCCATCAGTATTTTAGTTACCAGTTGCATTACCGCTTTTTATGTAGCCCGTTTACTGTTTAAAGTGTTTTTTGGAGAGTTCAGGCTTAAGGAAATACTGCCTGACATGCAACTTCATATTGGCGATGGCAGTTGGGGCTTTCGTATACCACTGGTTTTTTTAACGCTTTGTTGCTTGTTCCCGTTGCTTTCACTGCATCCGTTATTGTATGAACATGCCTGGTTATTTAAAGGTTTACGGCCGGCTGATTACATGGCACGCGAAAACATCTATCATACCATTATTCCAGTTGCCATAAACATATTGAGCGTTTTTGTAGCTTATTGGGCTTTTGCAGTTTATATTCAGCAACGCAAACTGGTATTTAGTCAAACCAACTTTTTATTCAAGCTTTCATACCATCATTGGTATATTGATACCTTCTATCAAAATACCGTAGTGAAAGCCGTATTATTATTAAGCAACGCCTTGTTTTGGTTTGATCGCCAGGTTATTGATGGCGTTATAAATTTTTTACAAAAAGCCAGCGGCCTGCTAGCCAGCCTCACCGCCTGGACTGACCGTTATATTGTTGACGGTACTTTGCACTTTTTGGCCCTGTTAGTTAAAGCAATAGGCAATTTTTTCCGTGGTTTTCAAGGCGGCAAAGTGCAATACTATTTATATAGCATGCTGGCCTTAATACTAACCCTGTTTATCATTAAATTACTGATCTGAACCTGATGAATATATTAACCTTATTCATATTTATACCTGCCCTTTTCGGTTTGCTTATTCTGCTGCTTCCATCATCGTTTAAGCAAATTTTTAAATATATAACGCTTGCTGCAACTATCATACAGTTAGCGCTGAGCGTATTTATATACTTGAACTTTAAAACAGGTGCAGCTTATGCTGGCGTTAATAATGAAAGTCAGTTTCAGTTAGTACAAAAAACGCCATGGATTAGTTTGAACTTAGGCAATGCCGGCCATATGCAGATTGATTACTTTGTAGGTATTGATGGCATATCGGTATTAATGCTGGTAATGACGGCTGTTGTAATGGTGATAGCGGTACTGGCCTCATGGGAGATTAAACAAAACCTGAAAGGTTTTTTCGTATTGTTCCTGCTGCTGGATATGGCTGTTGCCGGGGTATTCTGCGCGCTTGATTTTTTCTTATTTTACCTGTTTTATGAGCTCATGTTGCTGCCGCTTTACTTTCTTATTGGTATGTGGGGTGGGGTAAGGCGCGAGTATGCGGCTATTAAGTTCTTTTTGTACACGCTGTTTGGCTCAGTGTTCATGCTCTTAATTATGGTGGGCCTGTACCTGTCAGTTACCGATCCGGCAACCGGCAACCATACCTTTAACATCATACACATGATGAACCCGGCTAATTATCAGCAAGGTTCGGTGTTCTCTGTGCTAAGCCATCAAACGCTGTTCGGAATGCCGGCAAGAGTAGTGGGCTTTGTAGTGATCTTCATTGCTTTTGCCATCAAGGTGCCGGTTGTACCTTTACACACCTGGTTGCCCGATGCGCACGTTGAGGCGCCTACACCGGTATCTATTATTTTAGCGGGTGTGTTGCTAAAAATAGGCGGCTACGGCATCATCCGTATATGTATGGGTATCTTCCCCGAAGTGGCAGCTTCCGGTGCGTTTTGGCTTGGTTTGCTGGGCGTTGTTTCGATAATATATGGCGCCTTAAATGCCTTGGCACAGCGCGATCTAAAAAGGCTAATCGCTTATTCATCCGTTTCGCACATGGGCTTTGTATTGTTAGGTTTGGCTTCGCAAACAGCCGAAGGGGTGAGCGGCGCTATGATGCAGATGATCAGTCACGGCTTCTTATCATCCATGTTGTTCTTCCTAGTCGGCGTTATATACAACCGGGTACACGACCGGGATATATATAACTTCCGTGGATTGGCTACCGTTATGCCACAATACACCACTTATGTAATGATCGCTTTTTTTGCGTCATTAGGCCTACCTGGTTTTTCGGCTTTTATTGCCGAAGCTTTTTCGCTGGCTGGTGCTTTTAAATCAACGGTTATTCCAAACTGGATGGCAGTATGCGGATCCATAGGTATTTTACTAAGTGCCGCATATTTTTTATGGACGCTGCAACGCATGTTTTTTGGCAAAGAGTTGCTAAAAGGAGGCGAAAGCTGGAAACAAGCTTTAACGGGTTTGCATATACGCGAAAAGCTGGCTTTGTTCCCACTGGCAATTTTAGCGCTGGCATTAGGTATAATGCCCTCACTGGTGTTCAGCAAAATTAATGACTCGGTGCTGGCCGTAGTCGAATTTACAAAACAGATGGTTCGTTAAGTGATGCAGCACCTCTTGCCCAATATATCAACACAAATAAACGACTTGCTCGGCAGCCTGCCGCTGTTTAAACCCGAGATTTGTTTAGGTGCTTTGTTTTTACTGGTGTTAATTGCCGACCTTTTTTACCCCAAAAACAGAGGCAATGCCTGCCGCATGTTAGCCTGTGCAGGCATATTGCTGGTGCTGGCTGCCGACTGGGGCCAATACATCATTTTCAAGCAGGAAGCACAACTGCTATTTAACGGTAATCTTATTTTGCACCATAGCAACATCGTGCTAAAAATGGTGATGGACGTACTGGCCTTTGTACTGTTATTGTATTTCCGTTGGGATAACCAATTTAAAATGCACAAAAAGGGTATGGGCGATGCTTATACTATTATAGTGGCCTCGGTATTAGGTTTGCATTTAATGGTAATGTCGGCCACGTTGCTAACGATGTTCTTATCTATAGAGATGGTGTCTATAGCCTCTTATTTGTTGGTAGCTTACCGTACAGAAAGCGCGCTTAGTGCTGAGGCCGGTTTGAAGTATGTACTTTTTGGCATGGCTGCATCTGCTGTGATGTTATATGGTACATCCTTAGTATATGGCCTCACCGGAACGCTGAACTTGTTTGATGCACGGTTTATTGGCAACCTACAGCAGGCTGATAAAATGATGGCAGCACTGGCTATACTGCTTATACTGGCCGGTATTGGCTTTAAGCTATCGTTTGTGCCGTTGCACTTTTGGGTGCCAGATGTATACCAAGGGGCCAGTACACCAGTTACGGCATATCTTTCAACCTTGCCTAAAATAGCCGGCTTTGGTTTACTGATAACTTTTTTAACGCCGTTTACTTACAATTCAGGGTGGAAACAACTGGACCTTAGTCTCATCTTATCGGCTGCAGGCATTATCACCATGATAGCCGGAAATTTTGCTGCAGTATGGCAGCAAAATATAAAGCGCCTGCTGGCTTATTCCAGCATTGGGCACACAGGATTTGCTTTAATGGCTATTGTAACGTTTAATGCGCAAGGCATTAACGCGCTTAACTTTTACCT
Protein-coding sequences here:
- a CDS encoding NADH-quinone oxidoreductase subunit L — its product is MITDLSHTATITNYALVAVALPLVASLVNFLLPAKAGKVSGWISALAVLASVILAATVFGKVWNAEQIHIRNLWFTIGQSNVYGGLLLNNLSVFMLLLVTVIALPVHIYSTAYIKPAEQNRYFTYLSFFCFSMLALVVVDSLVLVYAFWELVGFSSYLLIGFWFTRDSAVLANKKAFIMNRIGDIGLLSAIIILFAQYHTFDLVELFGQNGLVVKSILQNGIWLAPTGQMPQVWQYIAFIGIFLAVAAKSAQFPLHTWLPDAMEGPTSVSALIHAATMVAAGVFLLGRVYPLFNIYELNALAIVGCFTAFLAATIALTQNDLKRILAYSTISQLGYMITAMGIDAYASSLFHLATHAFFKCLLFLCAGVIIHEVQHIKDENQLDIDPQNILYMGGLRKKMPLTFIATLVGCLALVGAPLTSGYLSKDGILIQAFEWAENKSWAYKIVPISILVTSCITAFYVARLLFKVFFGEFRLKEILPDMQLHIGDGSWGFRIPLVFLTLCCLFPLLSLHPLLYEHAWLFKGLRPADYMARENIYHTIIPVAINILSVFVAYWAFAVYIQQRKLVFSQTNFLFKLSYHHWYIDTFYQNTVVKAVLLLSNALFWFDRQVIDGVINFLQKASGLLASLTAWTDRYIVDGTLHFLALLVKAIGNFFRGFQGGKVQYYLYSMLALILTLFIIKLLI
- a CDS encoding NADH-quinone oxidoreductase subunit M; this encodes MNILTLFIFIPALFGLLILLLPSSFKQIFKYITLAATIIQLALSVFIYLNFKTGAAYAGVNNESQFQLVQKTPWISLNLGNAGHMQIDYFVGIDGISVLMLVMTAVVMVIAVLASWEIKQNLKGFFVLFLLLDMAVAGVFCALDFFLFYLFYELMLLPLYFLIGMWGGVRREYAAIKFFLYTLFGSVFMLLIMVGLYLSVTDPATGNHTFNIIHMMNPANYQQGSVFSVLSHQTLFGMPARVVGFVVIFIAFAIKVPVVPLHTWLPDAHVEAPTPVSIILAGVLLKIGGYGIIRICMGIFPEVAASGAFWLGLLGVVSIIYGALNALAQRDLKRLIAYSSVSHMGFVLLGLASQTAEGVSGAMMQMISHGFLSSMLFFLVGVIYNRVHDRDIYNFRGLATVMPQYTTYVMIAFFASLGLPGFSAFIAEAFSLAGAFKSTVIPNWMAVCGSIGILLSAAYFLWTLQRMFFGKELLKGGESWKQALTGLHIREKLALFPLAILALALGIMPSLVFSKINDSVLAVVEFTKQMVR
- a CDS encoding NADH-quinone oxidoreductase subunit N — protein: MQHLLPNISTQINDLLGSLPLFKPEICLGALFLLVLIADLFYPKNRGNACRMLACAGILLVLAADWGQYIIFKQEAQLLFNGNLILHHSNIVLKMVMDVLAFVLLLYFRWDNQFKMHKKGMGDAYTIIVASVLGLHLMVMSATLLTMFLSIEMVSIASYLLVAYRTESALSAEAGLKYVLFGMAASAVMLYGTSLVYGLTGTLNLFDARFIGNLQQADKMMAALAILLILAGIGFKLSFVPLHFWVPDVYQGASTPVTAYLSTLPKIAGFGLLITFLTPFTYNSGWKQLDLSLILSAAGIITMIAGNFAAVWQQNIKRLLAYSSIGHTGFALMAIVTFNAQGINALNFYLAVYALANIGVLALASYFANTMQAHALEDYKGLGAKYPIASVCFVLLLVSLTGIPVSAGFNGKLLVFSSVYSVYQNGHNPMLLALLITGAVTTVVSLFYYIKIPLFLFLKKGDNEEADFSATSKYLLIMIVTITAVVILLGIFPDWLANLL